In one Mucilaginibacter sp. PAMB04168 genomic region, the following are encoded:
- a CDS encoding dihydrodipicolinate synthase family protein — protein MTNSPDNNKKGFIPVMLTPFTDSGAVDFDALASLTEFYLEAGAAGLFANCLSSEMFELEEDERIQIINQVVKVTNGAVPVVATGTFGGPIEEQADFVKEVYDTGVQAVIAITGLLAGSNEPNAIFNNRVEQLLQLTDSVPLGFYECPVPYKRLLGAEQLKQFVASGRVIYHKDTCLDIEQVKAKIAATQNYPAFGLYDAYLVHAVESLKAGSAGLSCIQGNYFPELIVWLCNNYNNQALVEQVQLVQQFLTDNMDVMHNVYPTVSKYYLQQRGVNISTFTRRDVGPFTSQNKQEVELLFHNYERLQQQIGLTSVL, from the coding sequence ATGACTAACAGTCCTGACAATAACAAAAAAGGTTTTATTCCGGTTATGCTAACGCCCTTTACCGACAGTGGCGCTGTAGACTTTGATGCGCTGGCCTCCCTTACCGAGTTTTATCTGGAGGCAGGGGCCGCCGGCCTTTTTGCTAACTGCCTATCCAGCGAAATGTTTGAACTCGAGGAAGATGAGCGCATACAGATTATTAACCAGGTTGTTAAGGTGACCAATGGTGCTGTGCCGGTAGTAGCAACGGGAACCTTTGGCGGGCCTATTGAAGAACAGGCAGATTTTGTAAAAGAGGTTTATGATACCGGTGTGCAGGCTGTAATTGCCATAACTGGTTTGCTGGCCGGCAGTAATGAACCCAATGCTATTTTTAACAACCGTGTTGAGCAACTTTTACAGCTAACCGATAGTGTTCCGCTTGGCTTTTATGAGTGCCCGGTACCTTACAAGCGCCTGCTTGGCGCCGAACAGCTAAAGCAATTTGTAGCCAGCGGAAGGGTAATTTACCATAAAGATACCTGTTTGGACATAGAGCAAGTAAAAGCAAAAATTGCTGCTACACAAAATTACCCCGCCTTCGGCCTGTATGATGCCTACCTGGTGCATGCTGTGGAATCACTAAAGGCTGGTTCGGCAGGCTTATCATGCATACAAGGCAACTATTTTCCGGAGCTTATTGTATGGTTATGCAATAACTACAACAATCAGGCACTTGTTGAGCAGGTTCAATTGGTACAACAATTTTTAACAGATAATATGGACGTAATGCACAACGTTTACCCTACGGTATCAAAGTATTATCTGCAGCAGCGGGGCGTAAATATTTCAACGTTCACCAGGCGTGATGTTGGCCCGTTTACCAGTCAAAATAAGCAGGAAGTAGAGTTGTTATTTCATAATTACGAACGTTTACAACAGCAAATAGGTCTTACAAGTGTATTATAG
- a CDS encoding sodium:solute symporter: MRSLPTLDLAVIAIYLLAMLLVGFYFSRKNKNSEQFTKASGSIPGWALGISIYATFLSSNTFLGVPGKTFGTNWNAFVFSISMPLAAWIAAKYFVPFYRHTGEVSAYTHLEHRFGAWARTYAVVCFLLTQLARMGSIFFGIALSLQALTGFSMKLIILSMGICIIIYTVLGGIEAVIWTEVVQGIVKTFGALLILYIIITNMPGGVSKIVDIGHTDSKFSLGSYMPDFKQSTFWVVLLYGFFINLNNFGMDQNYVQRYHTATSSKQAVKSIWLCVVLYVPVSLLFCIIGSSLYAYYQVHPELTEAIRHQVAVERLPQGASAIDIAKTIASLKPEDYGDKVMPNFMVTKIPAGLVGLIVSAILSAAMSTISSGMNASATVFSEDIYKRYFKPGITEKQTMTLLHVATIVVGVAGVAAGIAMIGVKSVLDVWWQLSGIFAGGMLGLFLLGIISKQTRNHEAILAITIGIVVIIWMTLSPLLPAEYGWLRNSLHQNMVIVVGTLAIFLVGLLATKLRKAGILSSPVNK; this comes from the coding sequence ATGAGAAGCTTGCCCACGCTTGATCTTGCCGTTATTGCTATTTACCTGCTTGCTATGCTGCTGGTTGGCTTCTATTTTTCGCGCAAAAACAAGAATTCAGAACAGTTTACCAAGGCATCGGGCAGTATACCGGGCTGGGCATTAGGTATTTCCATATACGCTACCTTTCTGAGCAGTAATACGTTTTTAGGCGTGCCGGGCAAAACCTTCGGCACCAATTGGAATGCCTTCGTATTCAGTATTTCCATGCCACTGGCCGCCTGGATTGCCGCCAAATACTTTGTGCCATTTTACCGCCACACGGGTGAAGTATCGGCTTACACGCACCTTGAGCACCGTTTTGGGGCATGGGCACGTACTTATGCTGTTGTGTGTTTTTTGCTTACGCAATTAGCCCGCATGGGGTCTATTTTTTTTGGTATAGCACTCAGCTTACAGGCCCTTACAGGGTTCAGTATGAAGCTTATCATCCTGTCTATGGGTATTTGTATCATCATTTATACTGTACTGGGAGGTATTGAAGCCGTAATATGGACAGAAGTTGTACAGGGCATTGTTAAAACTTTTGGTGCATTGCTTATTCTGTACATTATTATAACAAATATGCCGGGTGGCGTAAGCAAGATTGTAGATATAGGGCATACTGACAGCAAATTTAGTTTGGGAAGTTACATGCCCGATTTTAAGCAGTCTACTTTTTGGGTTGTGCTGTTGTACGGCTTTTTTATTAACCTTAATAATTTTGGTATGGACCAAAATTATGTACAACGATATCATACAGCTACGTCTTCAAAACAGGCTGTCAAATCAATATGGTTGTGTGTAGTGCTGTATGTGCCGGTATCGCTGCTGTTTTGCATCATAGGCTCAAGTTTATACGCCTATTACCAGGTTCATCCCGAGCTAACAGAGGCAATACGCCATCAAGTAGCGGTGGAACGTTTGCCGCAGGGGGCCTCTGCCATAGACATCGCAAAAACGATTGCCAGCCTTAAGCCCGAAGATTACGGCGATAAGGTGATGCCCAACTTTATGGTTACCAAAATACCCGCCGGCTTGGTAGGGCTAATTGTCTCTGCTATTCTCTCGGCTGCCATGAGCACCATTAGTTCGGGAATGAATGCCTCTGCAACGGTGTTTTCAGAAGATATTTACAAACGATACTTTAAGCCGGGTATTACCGAAAAACAAACCATGACCTTACTGCACGTGGCCACTATTGTAGTAGGTGTAGCCGGCGTAGCAGCCGGTATAGCGATGATTGGCGTAAAAAGCGTGCTGGACGTATGGTGGCAGTTATCGGGCATATTTGCCGGTGGCATGTTAGGGCTGTTTTTATTGGGCATTATCAGTAAACAAACCCGCAACCATGAGGCTATTCTGGCCATTACCATTGGCATAGTGGTAATCATCTGGATGACGCTCTCCCCCTTATTACCTGCCGAATACGGATGGTTACGCAACTCGCTGCATCAAAACATGGTAATTGTGGTTGGCACGCTTGCGATTTTTTTGGTTGGGTTACTGGCAACTAAACTGCGTAAGGCAGGCATCTTATCCTCACCTGTAAACAAATAA